In Anabas testudineus chromosome 12, fAnaTes1.2, whole genome shotgun sequence, the genomic stretch tcaagcTGTTCTTGTGCTTCGCTGAAGCTGGCTCAACTCTCCATTCAGAATGTTCAAGGTGGAGCCAAGATGGTGGGCCAGCTGGGGCATGGCGACCAGGCCTCGTACCGGCAGCCAAAGAAGGTGGAGAAGCTTCAGGGGAAGGCAATCCGACAGGTGGCATGTGGGGCTGACTTCACTGCCTGTGTCAGCGGTGAGTGAAGAAAGCTTCCTGTGAAAACAGGAACTTAAGAGTAAGAAGCTCTGCAAAGGCACCGCTTTTTAATTAAACCTCctactgctgctttttcagATGAGGACCTGATGTACATGTTTGGTTCAGACTATTATGGCTGCATAGGAGTGGAGGGCGAGTTTGGCATGGAGATTTTGGAGCCCGTCCTTCTAGAGTTTTTTGAAGAAAGGCCTGTTCGTCAGGTTTCGTGTGGCGACAACCATGTGGTGGTCCTGACTCAGAGTGGGGAGATCTTTTCCTGGGGCTGTGGAGAGTATGGTACATAGAGatattgtgtttctgtcttagCCTCCTATGTGTTTTGCTGTACAACGGTCGCCAGTAGGTGGAGACAGTCGACTTTTGTAATACACTGCCATAATAGGTGTTAGGAGTCAATATTGCTCTATTTTCGTACTGCAGGGCGCCTTGGCCTGGAATGTGAGGATGACTTCTCTTCTCCTATGCAAGTAAGATTGTGTTCCTTGTTCTGCTGTGTCCTTTACTGTCCTAAAACCATAAAGGAGCCAATTATATAAAAAAGTGTTGTATGATAAAATCCTCttatattttttactatttagccctgttttaactgttttccattttttttccaggtggAGATCCCTAAAGGTGCCACCATCTCCTCAGTTACATGTGGCAGCGATGGAACCTTCTTTTTAACAGACACTGGCAAAGTCTTGGCGTGTGGAAATAATGAATTCAACAAGCTGGGTCTGAACCAGGGAATCTCTGGACTCAAAAACCACACAGGAGAGGTACTAGATTATACTGAAAGGGCTGTAATAAGAGAGACGTTACATAATGCAGCTATGTTAGTTCTTTTTGCTATACACCACACCAGGGTTACCAGGGGATCCCATACATCACCACATTGACCTTGGTAAAGCAGCTGTCCCGGTTCAAGATCCAGGTCATAGCTCCAGGGAAGACGCACACAGCTGCAATTGATGGTATTGCAAAAAGAGgcttctgtttctcttgtgAGTGAATTTTGTCAAAGAAACATTATTTCATATGATCTTTGGTTTTGCAGAACGCGGCCGTCTGATCACCTTTGGCTGCAACAAGTATGGACAGCTCGGTGTGAAGGACTTCAAGAAGCACCAAGGTGTCCAAGTCCTTGTTGGACCTTTTGGAGGGAAGATAGTGACCAAAGTCTCTTGTGGAGATGACTTCACCATTGCAGCCACAGAGGGTAGGAACATGTGCACAGTACTGTGGTTCATACATGGAAATGATATATATGCTTGTGTGATTTTATACCAAGCATTGCAGCAGTTTTATTGTGcgcttttttattttgtagataATCAGATCTTCGCATGGGGAAATGCAGGAAATGGGAGACTTGGGATGCCTGCTGATAAGGGTTTTGGCTCTGAGGTTTGCCCTGCCATGCCAAGGCCCATCTTTGGTTCCCTTCACCATGTACCGGACCTCTCTTGCCGAGGCTGGCACACCATTATCATAATGGGTTAGCAATGGTTACCATACATTTCGGCAGTATTCTAGTCCAAGAAGCTGGatgtcaaataaacaaaatttcTTCTCTGCAGAAAAGGTACTCAACTCTAAGACTATCCGCTCTAACAGCAGTGGAGTATCAGTTGGTAGTGGTAAGTATTTTACTTTGGTCATTGATACTTTGTAAGATGATTAATTGTCTTTGAGTCAAGAACAAATCTAGTGTTGTATTGTTTGTATCgctgtctatgtgtgtgtatatgtatgtaattATAGGACTGGGCCAAGAGGCATCCACATCTACCGTGGATATGGACATAGGGCCTGGTTCTGAGACGGAGTGTCGTGATAGAGGTCTTGGGGGTACATTGGAGGTTAATACAGAGGACTGCTTCATGGAGACCCCAATGATGTCAATGGCAAATCAGACTGGGGACAGCTCCTGCCCTTTCTGGCTCAGAAAGGTCAGTTTAAAAGAAAGCACTAAGCAAAAAAACTTTGTTTGAATTCTGGAAACCTCTGAAACATTATTCTAATATAGGAAGGTTCTCATTCAACAGGAGCTTGAGGATGCAGAGTTCATCCCAATGCCACCAAACTCGGAGCCACTGACTCCCGATCAGCTGTCTTCTTACTCCGACAGCGTGACTCTACCTTATGAGGAGCTGAAAGAACTGAAGGCTGCAGCAGAAGCAGTCAGCACTGAGAAAGGCCTATCGGTATGCTAACATCAGTGTTGTTTATACTGATCAAAAATTAAATGCTCCAAATAATCACATTTCGGTACTTGACTTCTCTGTTTGGCTCCATAGACTAAAAGAATGAGTTGTGATACTTTTAATGGGCTGGAGCAGACTGGCATCTACAAAAAAGGAGAATCGGAAGTATGCTGTAGTGCAAGTAGCGAGGTCGCACAGGTATCAAATCTACATGGTGCAACTTGTAAACTAATGAGACCATCACATTTTCATAGTTTTAACctaattgtttattttctagCTGCAAGAGACTGTCACTCGTCAAGAGATGAGAATCCAGATGCTCGAGAAGCAGGTGAGGCATTTTTCCATCCGGCTGCCTTCAAACCAGCTTTGCTCTTTGTACACATCACAGTTTGTATTCTTGTCATTCTTAGGTCATTGAACAGCAGAAGGAGAATGAGAGACTCTGGGCAGCAATTAATCGATCTGCACTACAGAAAGCAGGGTGTGACAATAACAGAAACTCTGATTGTATGTCCGGGGATGGTGGAGGAAGAAGTGGGGGATTCACAAACCATGGGAGCAGATCTGCAGGGGCAAGTGTGTGAGCCTCAGCTTGCAGAGTTATGGGAAAAGTGTCACAAGTCACACCACATATTGAATTCAAAAAGCTGGTTAGGTGGGAAGTGGAATCTCGGTTAGAGTGGAGGTGAGGGAGGTGCAGTAAAGAGAGCATCCTCATGCTGACAATGGTTAACCATGGTTACGTTACATTATACATGTTTTACAGAGTTTGTCTTTGACTTAAGTTGCATGAGGACATTTTACTGCCTATATAATACTGAAAAATAACTTGCACACCATAAACATGCTTGTGTTCACCTGGGTGGGGTAGCTAGTTTCTCCACAGATGGAAATGTTGGCTGGATTCAACATGAAGCATTGGACCTTGACACCTTCAAGAGACAGTCTGCTCATTGTCCTACTCTGCGATGTGAATGTCCATGTGTTGGTGGTAATATTCAGACGCTGTGGTGATGTTAGCAGTGAGGCTCCTGTCCTTAGTGCTTCAGATACAAGTATTTATCACATAAGAGGCAACACCAGCTTatgcaaacaggaaacagtttgCTAAAGCATCCAgagttcattttcttttctgttgagAGGTGAAAATCAGCAGTCAGTATGTAATCCATACTCATTTTGGTATCATTATCCCAACGTGAAAACTTAgctttattatgttttatttagaaatattttcctCTCATCTGATATTCTTACAAAAGTTAAATGCCAAAGAAGTGTCATATACAATAAAGCCcctaaaagctttttttttaactataatTTATTAGATATGTTGCCTGTTATAAACGTACTCTAGTTAATTAATGCAAATATATACTTTGAAATGTGCATGTTGTATTGTCACATGAAAGTAtttcagtgaaacacaaaactactgattcatttttttaacaagTGGGTTACTTTATCTTATTGCATTCTTCTTGGTTCTGGTTGGTTTAGCACATGTGTTGTGGTGTATGAACCACAGTAGTTTTTTAGTGTTGAGAGTGGAGAATATGGTCTTTAAAGAATTTATATTATAGCTGATCTTGCAGCTATAATGTTAATattgttttgctgcattttctAAACAATTGTAACTCTTATTGGTACTTTCTTAAAAGTTATACCATAACATAAATTGTTAACTTGTTGTTAATTGCTAGTGTTACACTGGCAGTATTTTTCCTgcagtaaaatgaaacaaacacagtcaaaGTGCCTTAACATGATATGGAAAccaaaaaaaaatgcaaataggaCAATGccaaagattatttttttatacagtatgttgatagGATTTAACCTACATTTCTCAGAGGTTTACCAAATATTTACGGGATGTAATATAATATGAACAAATGCTTCTCTCAGTCACACTTTTGCTTCCTTCTTTGTGTAAGagccataaataaaacaagcatcTGCCTTTTGTCATGTATGCATATTCACTGTTTCCTACAATGCAAGCTATCTTGTCAATATTGATATAAACCGTGCTTGAAAAGAGCCAAAacattattcaaatgttttaatctaATAGACAATATACTTAAATTATGTGGAGAAATACTCTAGCAAAGTTTTAATGAGATGACCACTAACTTTTGAGAGACTAAAGGCAATGGTGACTTGATATGCTGACACCTGAGGATCTGTTGACAGCTGTGGATCCATTGGCCTCACTCACTTGGAGGTGGCAGCTGGAAGTCGACCCGGATTCTTTGTGTAGGCATTGTGGTTTAGTCGTTGGTTCTTTTTCTCTAAAACCTGAATAAAAAGGCATCAAAGCACTATGTCAAACAGAAAAGACTTAAAGTAATAAGAAGTATTACTTAAGTAATAAGTAAAAGACCAAAACATTTAGAGTTTAGTTACTGTTGGAGCTGGAGCTAGTGACATCACTACCCATGGCAGTGATGACATTTAAGTTATATATATTAACAGTGATAAGTCTAGTATTAGTTGAGTCTGAGTGTCACTCCCTCCATAAAGGATTACTCagtaaaggttaaaaaaaaaaaaaaaaaggtatttgggacccaacaacaacaaacactactCAGTGTGGTACCTATCACATAAAACTGCTAACATAGtcctttaaattaaattaaagtttctGTCATACCTCTGGAGTTTTGTTTCTGCCGTGGTTTCTCTGGAATTCCTCTATGACAGACCCCTTTGTCCTATTAATGTAGGAGTTGAAGACTTTACGATGAGACCGGTTCACCTTTTTACAAATCTGGAGATGCTTCTCCAATCTTCCACTTGCAAATTTTCTGTTGCAGATGCGGCAGGGAAGAAGGTGGAAGCTGGGGTCTGTGCTCTCTGTGactcccacctcctcctgcaTCGGTCTGCTTGAATGAGAAGAATTCGAAACTGGTGGGAAAGATGATTCTTCAAATATTGTACATTCTGCACCTCTGGGATTTTCTGTTGCCAGTCTATGAGCGGTTTTGTGTTGACCCATTCGAGGCATGTCTTGTTCATTATCTGAACCGTACATCTCTTTAAATGTTCTTTccctgtatttgttttctcttgtcCGACCTGTATTTCTCATAGGTGCCTTATGTAAGTCTCTTTCATTTggtttctctatttttttctgtgacctTACACCTGCTTCTCCACCATCGCAATGATCTTTTTCATACCATTGTATTTTTGTATGCTCTTTCACATTCTGCTGTCTCAATTTGTCCAGCTCTCCACCTACTTTTTGCTTATTTAATGTGATGTCATTACCTTTTACTTTTGACTGAGGAATCCCTACAAATTCCATTTCCCTATTTTTCCACCTGGCCCTCTCTTCTTCACATGTTTTCCTCATTCTGTCTTCATCCCTATGACTTTGCTTTTTTCTTAGTTCTTTAACGTCCTCCTGTATTCTTTCCTGCATCAGATCTTCTCTGCTTTTCACAGGCTCTCTCCAGTGATGCTCAGACAGCCTGGTTTGTGTATGAGCTTTTTCCCTCACTGGTGGTCTCCTGTTGTAGCTGTCCTCAGTTTTTCGTT encodes the following:
- the LOC113159047 gene encoding zinc finger C2HC domain-containing protein 1C codes for the protein MNIYTKRTKHVDTPGIRVDGADWPFPSKPVSHRRPHDPRARDSLQLYDFEKITISKHIRGPESPEPHSNGVTDIPGSHHLRQHSPKPPRGEMQMARAIHAKELMLQEKLWRVEEKIRHKIQRGVDIAAGDERKTEDSYNRRPPVREKAHTQTRLSEHHWREPVKSREDLMQERIQEDVKELRKKQSHRDEDRMRKTCEEERARWKNREMEFVGIPQSKVKGNDITLNKQKVGGELDKLRQQNVKEHTKIQWYEKDHCDGGEAGVRSQKKIEKPNERDLHKAPMRNTGRTRENKYRERTFKEMYGSDNEQDMPRMGQHKTAHRLATENPRGAECTIFEESSFPPVSNSSHSSRPMQEEVGVTESTDPSFHLLPCRICNRKFASGRLEKHLQICKKVNRSHRKVFNSYINRTKGSVIEEFQRNHGRNKTPEVLEKKNQRLNHNAYTKNPGRLPAATSK
- the LOC113159046 gene encoding serine/threonine-protein kinase Nek9 codes for the protein MSLEDYERHFDSLNSELGGGSVVSERSASGTFNGEEEKLHYIPIRILGRGAFGEATLYRRTEDNSLVVWKEVDLNSLSEKERRDVMNEISILSILEHNNIIAYFNHFMDKNTLLIELEYCNGGNLYDKINQQRGKLFTEEVVIWYLYQIASAVAHIHKAGILHRDIKTLNIFLTKTDLIKLGDYGLAKKLDSEFSMAETCVGTPYYMSPELCQGSKYNFKSDIWAMGCVLFEVLTLTRTFDATNPLNLCVKIVQGNWTMEVNSDVYSSELIKMVYECLDQDPAKRPTADQLLDRPCISCYRQELEERVALLNSAMKRPKLSTVTETPVAVVTTRSREVYFWGGGKFTPQKLDTFKGGSSAQHVCAGESHFAVVTVEKELYTWANVQGGAKMVGQLGHGDQASYRQPKKVEKLQGKAIRQVACGADFTACVSDEDLMYMFGSDYYGCIGVEGEFGMEILEPVLLEFFEERPVRQVSCGDNHVVVLTQSGEIFSWGCGEYGRLGLECEDDFSSPMQVEIPKGATISSVTCGSDGTFFLTDTGKVLACGNNEFNKLGLNQGISGLKNHTGEGYQGIPYITTLTLVKQLSRFKIQVIAPGKTHTAAIDERGRLITFGCNKYGQLGVKDFKKHQGVQVLVGPFGGKIVTKVSCGDDFTIAATEDNQIFAWGNAGNGRLGMPADKGFGSEVCPAMPRPIFGSLHHVPDLSCRGWHTIIIMEKVLNSKTIRSNSSGVSVGSGLGQEASTSTVDMDIGPGSETECRDRGLGGTLEVNTEDCFMETPMMSMANQTGDSSCPFWLRKELEDAEFIPMPPNSEPLTPDQLSSYSDSVTLPYEELKELKAAAEAVSTEKGLSTKRMSCDTFNGLEQTGIYKKGESEVCCSASSEVAQLQETVTRQEMRIQMLEKQVIEQQKENERLWAAINRSALQKAGCDNNRNSDCMSGDGGGRSGGFTNHGSRSAGASV